Proteins encoded by one window of Flavobacterium sp. N502540:
- a CDS encoding copper homeostasis protein CutC: MKKNQLEIACFNYESAIIAQDNGADRIELCDEMQLGGTTPNLITAERVREKLTIKMHVIIRPRGGDFVYTEEEFLEMKQDIKQLKALGVDGFVFGILNQDGSINKEQNSELVQLASPLSCTFHRAFDVVNSIEQGLEEVIECGFQTILTSGRGKNVEEGILDLELIQKLAGDRIEIMPGGGLRSSNIKLLQEKLQPTFYHSSAITDQTETANPEEIKELKNFL; this comes from the coding sequence ATGAAAAAAAATCAACTGGAGATAGCCTGTTTCAATTATGAATCGGCAATAATTGCGCAAGACAATGGTGCGGACAGAATCGAATTATGTGATGAAATGCAGCTTGGCGGGACAACGCCAAATTTGATAACAGCAGAAAGAGTTCGGGAAAAACTAACCATCAAAATGCACGTTATTATCCGGCCTCGTGGTGGTGATTTTGTTTATACGGAAGAAGAGTTTCTGGAAATGAAACAAGATATTAAACAATTGAAAGCACTTGGAGTTGATGGTTTTGTTTTCGGAATTCTAAATCAGGACGGCAGTATAAATAAAGAACAGAATTCGGAATTGGTACAATTGGCCAGTCCGCTTTCCTGTACTTTTCATCGTGCTTTTGATGTGGTAAATTCGATAGAACAAGGACTGGAAGAGGTGATTGAATGTGGTTTTCAAACAATACTGACTTCAGGACGCGGGAAAAATGTTGAAGAAGGGATTTTGGATTTAGAATTGATTCAGAAATTAGCGGGTGACCGAATCGAAATCATGCCAGGAGGTGGTTTGCGCTCTTCGAATATTAAGTTGTTACAGGAGAAATTACAGCCTACTTTTTATCATTCGTCTGCCATTACAGATCAGACAGAAACAGCAAATCCTGAGGAAATAAAAGAATTAAAAAACTTCCTGTAA
- a CDS encoding TonB-dependent receptor family protein — protein sequence MKLKFFLFVLLGVITTANAQNSGSVSGKITEKLNNAPISYATISIKENGKVVTGVNSDDHGDFSIKNLALKSYTIEIQYIGFRKYVGSLLLSDNKKTATINVSLEEEATQLKGVNIVSERSTIEQKIDRKVITVGKDLTTAGASASDIMNNIPSVNVDQDGKLSLRGNENVRVLIDGRPSNIDPAQLLKQIPSTSIKKIELITNPSAKYNPEGMSGIINIILHKNSNTGFNGSYSGGITFGEVAKYNQSLDLNYKTGKVNFFGNVGQNFGTYYNDGFINRYDQDIRQKIDVVNENDSYLYKIGMDYFINDHNTISFYTNQNKSNGKFFVDTNIDYSNVSSSNIANILQKSKYTGPDNVGTYNLAYKHIFKKEGHTLDIEGNYSNNKETQNSGFDTQTRKKDNSLNNQSYNNYIAGTRKLSTINVDYVNPLNDKTTLEAGAEARITKTDNNYITGEPLAAIPVSNYTYDTDIYSAYVTFGQKFKKFSYQLGARFESYKVVANLNHGFKKFNDDYITLYPSAYLTYNLNEKNTLQLSYSRRVDRPSLEQTKPIPEFSTPLITALGNQELRPQFTNSVEVNYTKTFEKGSFTTGVFVRSINDQISRVLFPDETDTSGNKQILSYANFDRNTAYGFEASFTYKITKWWDISPSIDFSSINQQGIVFKYDPESGESKPEERKITVAAFNGRMNSNFKVNKRLSFLLFGFYRGEVEGLQNNSHAMYKMDMGSRYTLLNNKMNISLRFNDVFNTMKYAFDSMYPYSHSGQFTWESQTVYLGLTYNFGGSKIKNLQRKQREDNTNKGGGGLF from the coding sequence ATGAAACTAAAATTCTTTCTGTTTGTATTACTGGGTGTAATAACAACGGCAAATGCACAGAATTCAGGAAGTGTTTCCGGAAAAATTACTGAAAAATTAAACAACGCTCCTATTTCTTACGCGACCATCTCGATTAAAGAGAACGGAAAAGTAGTTACGGGAGTTAATTCTGATGATCACGGAGATTTCTCTATCAAAAATCTGGCTTTAAAAAGTTATACGATCGAAATTCAATACATTGGATTTCGAAAATATGTAGGCTCTTTACTTTTGAGTGATAACAAAAAAACGGCAACCATTAATGTATCGCTTGAAGAAGAAGCTACTCAGCTTAAAGGAGTGAACATTGTAAGTGAGCGTTCGACAATCGAGCAAAAAATTGACCGAAAAGTAATTACTGTCGGAAAAGATTTAACTACTGCCGGAGCTTCTGCATCTGACATTATGAACAACATTCCATCTGTAAACGTAGATCAGGACGGAAAACTTTCGCTTCGCGGAAATGAGAACGTTCGTGTATTGATCGACGGAAGACCTTCAAACATTGATCCTGCTCAGTTGTTGAAACAAATTCCATCAACGTCAATCAAAAAAATTGAGTTGATCACCAACCCAAGTGCCAAGTACAATCCGGAAGGAATGTCTGGTATCATCAACATCATCCTGCACAAAAACAGCAATACCGGTTTCAACGGAAGTTATAGCGGGGGAATTACTTTTGGAGAAGTAGCCAAATACAATCAGTCATTAGATTTGAACTACAAGACAGGAAAAGTAAATTTCTTTGGAAACGTAGGACAAAATTTCGGAACTTATTATAATGATGGTTTCATCAACAGATACGATCAGGACATTCGTCAGAAAATTGATGTTGTGAACGAAAATGATTCTTACTTGTATAAAATTGGTATGGATTATTTCATCAATGATCACAATACAATCTCTTTTTATACCAATCAGAACAAATCAAACGGTAAGTTTTTTGTAGACACCAATATTGATTACAGCAATGTAAGCAGTTCTAATATTGCTAACATTTTACAAAAATCAAAATATACTGGTCCGGATAACGTAGGAACTTATAATTTAGCTTACAAACACATCTTTAAAAAAGAAGGTCATACCTTAGATATTGAAGGAAACTATAGTAACAATAAAGAAACCCAAAATTCAGGTTTTGATACGCAAACAAGAAAAAAAGACAATAGTTTAAACAATCAGTCTTATAACAATTATATTGCCGGTACTCGTAAATTGAGCACTATAAATGTTGATTATGTAAATCCGTTAAACGACAAAACGACTCTTGAAGCTGGTGCCGAGGCCAGAATTACAAAAACAGATAACAATTATATCACCGGAGAACCGTTGGCAGCAATTCCAGTTTCTAATTATACTTATGACACTGATATTTACTCTGCTTATGTAACATTCGGTCAGAAATTCAAAAAATTCAGTTATCAGTTGGGAGCTCGTTTCGAAAGTTATAAAGTGGTTGCGAATTTAAATCATGGTTTTAAAAAATTCAATGACGATTACATTACGTTATACCCGTCGGCATATTTGACTTACAACCTAAATGAGAAAAACACGTTACAGCTAAGCTACAGCCGTCGTGTAGACCGTCCGAGTTTAGAGCAGACAAAACCTATTCCTGAGTTTTCTACTCCTTTAATTACAGCATTAGGAAATCAAGAATTAAGACCTCAGTTTACCAATTCTGTTGAAGTAAATTATACTAAAACTTTCGAAAAAGGAAGTTTTACTACAGGTGTTTTTGTGAGAAGCATTAACGACCAAATCAGCAGAGTTTTATTTCCGGACGAAACAGACACAAGTGGTAACAAACAAATCCTATCGTATGCCAACTTTGATCGCAATACTGCTTACGGTTTTGAAGCTTCTTTCACTTATAAAATTACAAAATGGTGGGATATTTCTCCGTCGATTGACTTTTCAAGCATTAACCAACAAGGTATAGTGTTTAAATACGATCCTGAAAGTGGAGAAAGCAAACCTGAAGAAAGAAAAATTACGGTTGCTGCCTTTAACGGCCGTATGAACTCAAACTTTAAAGTAAACAAACGTTTAAGCTTTTTATTATTCGGATTTTACAGAGGTGAAGTTGAAGGACTTCAAAATAATAGCCATGCCATGTATAAAATGGATATGGGATCCCGTTACACCTTGTTAAACAATAAAATGAACATTAGTTTACGTTTCAACGACGTGTTTAACACCATGAAATATGCTTTCGACTCTATGTATCCTTACTCACATTCAGGACAATTTACATGGGAGAGTCAAACGGTTTACCTAGGGTTAACTTACAACTTTGGAGGTTCAAAAATCAAAAACCTGCAACGTAAACAAAGAGAAGACAATACCAATAAAGGTGGAGGCGGATTGTTCTAA
- a CDS encoding TonB-dependent receptor domain-containing protein — protein sequence MKLKLLLLVLVTTMTTLHAQTSGTVSGKVSEKSNHAPISYATVSLKDNGKIVSGVNTDDNGAFTIKNLALKNYTIEIQYIGFKKYTGSVILSEDQKEATIKIALEEEATQLKGVNVISERSTIEQKLDRKVITVGKDLTTAGATASEIMNNIPSVNVDQNGKISLRGNDNVRVLIDGRPSNIDPAQLLKQIPSTSIKKIELITNPSAKYNPEGMSGIINIVLLKNTNIGFNGSYSGGITFGKAMKHNQSLNLNYKNGKVNFYGNAGQNLGTYFFDSSLQRFDQDLYQKINFKSIANSHLYKIGMDYFIDAQNTISFYTNQSKSNQDVFVDANINYNNNPEISNILQNSRYFGPQKMETYNLAYKHLFKKEGHTLDIEGNFSKYNASQQAHFDTQNSAPDNTVKNVNYTDLNKSHRKLNTVNLDYVNPLDEKTTLELGAEARITKSANDYARINPANPTEDQLLYYTYDTDIYSAYVTFGQKFKKFSYQLGARFESYKAAASFNHGQDKFNDDYITLYPSAHFTYNLNEKNTLQLSYSRRVDRPSLEQTRPIREFSTPMVTTLGNPELRPQFTNSVEINYTKTLEKGSLNLGIYARGINDQISRVIDTDYNEAVGNKLIVSYTNFDHNTAYGFEASFNYKITKWWDISPSIDYSSINQRGIVFSLNPITNTGTPIDRKITVSAFTSRISSNFKVNKRMSFLLFGLYNGPSDGLQGNSHQMYKMDIGTRYTLLNDKMNISVRFNDVFDTMKYSFDTQYPYPHAGLSTWESQTVYLGLTYNFGGAKINGMNRKQREENNIGSSGGVL from the coding sequence ATGAAATTAAAATTACTTTTACTGGTCTTAGTGACCACAATGACAACTCTGCACGCACAAACTTCCGGAACTGTTTCCGGAAAAGTTAGCGAAAAATCAAACCATGCTCCTATTTCTTATGCTACAGTTTCGCTTAAAGACAATGGAAAAATTGTCTCAGGAGTTAACACTGACGATAATGGTGCTTTTACCATTAAAAATCTGGCTTTAAAAAATTACACGATCGAAATTCAATATATCGGATTTAAGAAATACACGGGATCTGTTATTTTAAGTGAAGATCAAAAAGAGGCTACTATTAAAATTGCTCTCGAAGAAGAAGCGACACAACTTAAAGGGGTTAATGTTATTAGCGAACGTTCAACCATTGAACAAAAACTGGATCGAAAAGTAATCACAGTCGGTAAAGACCTGACCACTGCCGGAGCTACAGCTTCTGAGATTATGAATAATATTCCATCTGTCAATGTAGATCAGAACGGAAAAATTTCGCTTCGCGGAAATGATAATGTGCGAGTATTAATTGACGGAAGACCCAGTAATATTGATCCGGCTCAATTGCTAAAACAAATCCCGTCAACTTCTATTAAAAAAATTGAGCTGATCACCAATCCAAGTGCCAAATACAATCCGGAAGGGATGTCAGGGATCATCAACATCGTGTTACTTAAAAACACGAACATCGGTTTCAACGGGAGTTACAGCGGAGGGATCACTTTTGGAAAAGCGATGAAACATAATCAATCCTTAAATTTGAATTACAAAAACGGAAAAGTAAATTTTTATGGAAATGCCGGTCAAAATTTAGGAACCTATTTTTTCGACAGTTCCCTTCAAAGATTCGATCAGGATCTTTATCAAAAAATAAACTTTAAATCGATTGCCAACTCTCATCTGTATAAAATCGGAATGGATTATTTCATTGACGCGCAAAACACTATTTCTTTTTACACGAATCAAAGTAAATCCAATCAGGATGTATTTGTTGACGCTAATATCAACTACAACAATAATCCTGAAATCAGCAACATCTTGCAAAATTCCAGATACTTCGGCCCTCAAAAAATGGAAACTTATAATCTGGCTTACAAACATCTCTTTAAAAAAGAAGGCCACACCTTAGATATTGAAGGAAACTTCAGTAAATACAATGCCTCGCAACAAGCCCATTTTGACACTCAAAACAGTGCACCTGACAACACTGTCAAAAATGTAAATTATACAGATTTAAACAAAAGTCATCGTAAACTAAATACAGTCAACCTGGACTATGTTAATCCGCTGGACGAAAAAACAACTCTCGAACTGGGTGCCGAAGCCAGAATCACAAAATCAGCAAATGATTATGCCAGAATAAACCCTGCTAATCCAACCGAGGATCAACTGCTCTACTATACTTATGATACTGATATCTACTCCGCCTATGTAACATTCGGTCAGAAATTCAAAAAATTTAGTTATCAATTAGGCGCACGTTTTGAAAGTTACAAAGCTGCTGCCAGTTTTAATCATGGTCAGGATAAGTTTAATGACGATTATATCACGCTATATCCATCTGCTCATTTTACTTATAATCTAAATGAAAAAAATACCCTGCAATTGAGCTACAGCCGTCGCGTAGATCGCCCGAGTTTAGAACAAACAAGACCTATTCGTGAGTTTTCGACACCAATGGTAACGACATTAGGAAATCCTGAATTAAGACCTCAATTCACGAATTCAGTAGAGATAAATTACACGAAGACCTTAGAAAAAGGGAGTTTAAATTTGGGAATTTATGCCAGAGGTATCAACGATCAGATCAGCAGAGTCATAGATACGGATTATAATGAGGCAGTGGGCAATAAACTAATTGTATCTTATACCAATTTTGATCATAATACGGCTTATGGATTCGAAGCTTCTTTTAATTACAAGATCACAAAATGGTGGGATATCTCACCATCGATTGACTACTCAAGTATCAATCAGCGAGGAATTGTTTTTTCATTAAACCCAATCACAAACACAGGAACGCCAATCGATCGAAAAATTACAGTTTCAGCTTTTACCAGTAGAATAAGCTCTAATTTTAAAGTCAACAAACGTATGAGTTTTTTACTATTTGGACTTTATAACGGACCAAGTGACGGCCTTCAGGGCAACAGCCATCAAATGTACAAAATGGACATAGGCACACGTTATACTTTGTTAAACGACAAAATGAATATTAGCGTTCGTTTTAATGACGTTTTCGATACTATGAAATATTCTTTCGACACACAATATCCTTACCCGCACGCAGGACTGAGTACCTGGGAAAGCCAGACGGTTTATTTAGGTCTAACTTATAATTTTGGAGGCGCAAAAATCAATGGTATGAACCGTAAACAAAGAGAGGAAAACAATATCGGCAGCAGCGGCGGGGTCCTTTAA